The sequence CCGGCATCGAGCTCTTTCCGCCGTCTGTCCCGCGCGACCGGCTTCCCGCCGCGAAAATGTCGTGCACCAGCCCGAGCTTCCCCAGCCCCAAGATGATCAGCCCGTTGATGTCGATCTCGTACCAGGCGTGCGAGATGTATGCGTCGCGGGGGAAGCGGTGATGGTTGTTGTGCAGGCCTTCGCCGAAGGTGAGAATCGTGGTCACGAGCTCGTTGGTGGTGCCGTCATTGGTGTCGAAGCGGCGGTAGCCCCAGCGGCCGTCGCTATGGCAGACCGAGTTGACCAGCGAGGTCGCCATGGTCATGAGGTAGCTGCGGAACAGGCCGGAGAACAGCACGCATCCGATCATCGTGCGCACGCCGCCGAAGGCGTAGCCGATGCTGGCTGGAATGATCAGCGCCGACAGCGCGTACCAGTACCAGCGCGTCCTCGTAAAGAACATGGCGATCGGGTCGGCCAGGATGTCCCTGGCGTAGTATTCGGCATCGGTGGTGGCCTTGTCCCACACCCAGCCGCCCTGCGCATGCCCCATGCCCTTGGCGAAGCTTTCGATGGGATTGCCGAAGCCGTCATAGTAGGGACTGTGGACGTCGCCGGGCCGGTCGGAGTGAAGA comes from Bradyrhizobium diazoefficiens and encodes:
- a CDS encoding acyl-CoA desaturase — translated: MTVIEGVAPEQDAQAMPPKMPPGVLVDGPVVDAKFRDSYISFAMMIGGSIGALIWAFTYGIGWVEISVFAGMFVLTTLGIGFMHRYFVHRSYRCGPVMRTILAAIATMAVQGSILKWVSNHRRHHLHSDRPGDVHSPYYDGFGNPIESFAKGMGHAQGGWVWDKATTDAEYYARDILADPIAMFFTRTRWYWYALSALIIPASIGYAFGGVRTMIGCVLFSGLFRSYLMTMATSLVNSVCHSDGRWGYRRFDTNDGTTNELVTTILTFGEGLHNNHHRFPRDAYISHAWYEIDINGLIILGLGKLGLVHDIFAAGSRSRGTDGGKSSMPDTEATV